The window cttgctcgtgcacaacattcactgatgtgtgacatgttcactgcatgccgagccaatatATCCTATTGGCCTTTAAATgttctgaaccaatggcaggaaagcgttttcatgttgagaaaaaaaaggggatcgGTATCGGGatcggtatcggcatcggcggATACTGAAAAGCTGTGTAtcgtatcgggggccaaaaaacggtatcagaACACTAGTTAAAAGTAATGTATGAAGCTGTTCAAAGGCTATAGCTCTATAAATCTTGTTTTGATGCTTGTGAAAACTCTCATTCATCCAGGTCATTTCATTGTCAAGCATTGAATCAGTCGCAACTAGGCTGTTGTAGTTgtcttagaagatgtttcacTTCCTATCTGAGCAGGCTTCATCAACCATTTGAGGTTTTGGGCATAACTCCAACTTGGAGGATAGTTTGGTTTCCCATCAACAACCTGGCTAGTGTTGTCCTAACTAGCCTGTTGCATGAACTGATGAAGCCCGCTCAGATGAGAGGCGAAACATCCTtgaaatgtctaaaaacaacaaattgtgctgcacataaatattaaataaaaaactgtacATAAAGattgaatgcaaatgtaatgTACTAAAATGATACAGTAAATGAACTGATTAGGATGTGATTCTTTTCACATACCAATAAAGAGAACAATACTATCAGTATTGGTCCGACTCCTTAGTAACATCACTTGCCATTACTATACCGTGACATGTACGATCAATAACCATCATCTCTCTTCTCTATCTGCTTGGGATTACATTTGTTATCCACACTGTCTATATTAGAATAACTATTTGTTATTTTCCAAGGCCTTTAAAGGGTCCAGGTATGTTCCAAAGTTTGTCCCTGTTTATCATCATGTGCATGCACCCTTGAAatgtttactttgcttttatCTCTGTACTGTACGAAAGCCATTAGTGACACAGTGTTGTTACAGGTTAAGTCTGTCAATATCTGTGTCCGACATTTTATTCGCTGCCATTCTAGCCAGGACTGTGCTGAAATAGAAACTGTGCATCTTATATTAAATCACAAGtttgaaataaatgattcaAAATGCTTAGCAAGatacattttgattatttaCATCTAAGGTCCCCACTTCACCTGTGACCCTGAACTGACAAAGtggttgaaaatggatgggggGGAAGGAGCTAACACCAGGGGGCGTCGTTGGTCTCTAAAGTAGCCTGTTACAAgcagaaagggggggggggggggtagagagagagagagggagagagagagagagagagagagactgtgaGATCCCACTTCAGTGTCAGCTCGATTCAGTCACACAGCTCTGGCTCAGACATGGGTGAAAATTTATCCAACGTCTGTTCTTTGTTTCTTCTGACTTGCGTGGCTAGATGCAGAATCGCTGTTTAATCCACTCCACAATGGGCACGTCGTTTTGCATTATGGTCGATATTGTTGCGCCCCGTCTATTACACTTGGATTTAGAGACTTATGCTAATTATTTTCAATTACACCCTTTTTCATCCTCTTTGTTATCACCGTCTCAAAAATGCGTACAAGTACCGCAAGTATTTATGCCCCCCTCGGAAAACCCACCATTTGCATGCTTAATATATTCATTGTCAATTAAATTAGCACATGATGCAACTGCACATACAGTCAAGGCCAGCATGTGAGGAGAGTTAATGATAAGAAGTGGAAGATAGGGGAACTAATAGACTCCAAGCTATTAGCATCACGGTGGGACTAAAGCATAATGCTTCATTAAACTGAATTAAAGCAACCCATGTGTGATCGTGCTCTGATGGGAAACCCTTTTAGTGACAACTCCCCAACAACATGGGAAATGTCATTTATATACAAAACATGAGCAGGACCCCTGAGTTATTGTCTCGACAAGGGCAAAGGCACCATGTAGAGTTCCGTCGGTAGGTTCAGGTGGCCCTTGGCTGTGAGCATATTTAGATTATGCTACGTTATGACTCATAGAGCACTGCAAAAACATgctgaaataattgaaataaatgctgcTGGCAACATTGCAACGTCTTGATGCTATTGTTTTGAGCGGTATGATATGATGACAGTTTAATTATAAGAGTTGCATTTTGGACCAAAACAGCTGCCTGCATGGGCTCTATTGAGTTGGCTCCAACCGTCTCTATTATAGGACTTTCTTAATTCGTCGAATGTGTAGAACATTTAATTTCCCTGGTACAAGCAGGCTTGGCCTGGAGGagaagaggagaaggagagATGAGGAGCGCAACTGCACTTAACTGGTTTTGTTAAGAGGCTCCAGCGTGTGCGCTGGCTGGCGTCGCGAAGCCCCAATCAGGTGGCATTACGCGCGGTCTTTGCGCTCACCATTGGCTGGTGGGGAAAGAAGCAGTGCGCAAAACCAACCCGCTGCTCACACTCGCCTGACAGAAGCCGAGCCGAGAACATCATCCGCTTTGAGCGCACGGACACACTGATTACAGCGAGGTTGAGGGGGGAACGCGCACTGCTGTTCTCCATTCTTCATGTAGAAATTGcagctttttctctctctttctccctcacCCCTCCCCTCTACCCGCCAGTAATTGCCtgttttgttgtgattttttttgtgtgaagaaGGGGTCAGTGTGTTTCTGCGCACAGGAAGTGTTGGCTACGCACCCTGGCTCCAGCCTGACGCCAAAACTCACAGCCGCGCGGTGCGGAATTGATTAAAACGGAGGCGCTCGGATCAGATGGCTGTGCTTCACATCGCTCAAACGACTAAATGTTACACCACCCGAGTCAAAGGAGAGGAAttgcacaacctttttttcccctttctctTAATCTCACTGCCTTTTTACAGGCAGATCATTTGGGAATGCGCGCTGCTTATAAAAAGTGAGgagtaacacttttttttttttaaacaacttttttctttcttgaagtGCACTTGGAGGGAGAGAGCAGACATGATTCGGTTGCTTTTTCTGCTGTCCATCCTGGATGGAGCGCTCTCGCAGCTCCGCTACTCCGTGGCAGAGGAGCAGGAGCCCGGGACCGTGGTTGGAAATATCGCGGAGGATTTGGGGCTGGACATTACCAAACTTTCCGCTCGCCGCTTCCAGACTGTGCCTAGTTCACGGACACCCTACCTAGAAATGAACTTAGAAAACGGCGCGCTTGTGGTGAGGGAGAAAATTGACCGGGAAGAAATATGCAAGCAGGCCATCCCGTGCCTACTGCACTTGGAGGTGTTTTTGGAAAATCCATTGGAACTCTTTCGCGTCGAGATTGAAGTGATGGATATCAACGACAATCCACCCAGATTTCCCGAGGCGGACATTTCGGTGGAGATATCCGAGAGCGCCATCCCCGGGACCCGCTTCCCGGTGGAGAACGCCTTCGACCCGGACGTGGGCGCAAACGCTCTCAGCACATACGCCATCACCAATAATAACAATTTTTACCTGGACGTGCAGACCCAAAGTGACGGGAACAAGTTTGCCGAGCTCGTGCTGGAGAAGCCTCTGGACAGGGAGCAGCAAGCCGTGCACCGCTACGTGCTCACCGCTGTGGACGGAGGCAACCCGCAGCGCACCGGAACCGCGCTCCTGGTCGTCAAAGTTCTCGACTCCAACGACAACGCGCCCACTTTTGACCAGTCCGTCTACACTGTTAACTTGCGGGAAAATTCCCCCGTGGGCACCCAAGTCATTCAGCTCAACGCGACTGACGTTGACGAGGGGCAAAATGGggaaattatttattcattcagcaACCACAATACCCCGCGGATTAAAGACTTATTCAGCATCGATGCCAGGACAGGGAGGATCGAGGTGGCCGGCGAGGTGGACTACGAGGAGAGCAGCACGCACCAGATTTACGTGCAGGCAAAAGATTTGGGTGCCAACGCGGTCCCCGCTCATTGCAAAGTGCTGGTGAAACTCGTGGACGTGAACGATAACACCCCAGAGATTGGCTTCAGCACCGTGACCGAGTCCGTGAGCGAGCAGGACGCCCCGGGCACCGTGATCGCACTTTTCAGTGTCTCGGATCGGGACTCGGGCGAGAACGGTTTAATGAGCTGCGAGATCCTGGGCGATGTCCCTTTCAAGCTCAAGTCGTCTTTTAAAAACTACTACACCATCGTGACGGACGGCCCGCTGGACCGAGAGACGACAGAGTCGTACACCATCACAGTGGTGGCAAAAGATAAGGGTCAGCCCGCGCTTGCCACCACCAAGTCCATAAAAGTGCACGTCTCTGATGAGAATGACAACGCGCCGCGTTTTACGCAGGTGGTTTATGACGTGTATGTGACTGAGAATAATGTGCCTGGGGCTTTCATTCACGCCGTGAGCGCTTTAGACCCTGATATTGGACAGAACGCTCTTATTACTTACTCCATATTGGAGTGTGACATACAGGGCATGTCTGTGGACACTTATGTTTCCATAAATCAGGACACCGGTTACCTTTACGCACTGCGCTCGTTCGATTACGAACAGCTCAAAGAGTTCAGCTTCATGGTCCAGGCCAAGGATACGGGAACACCCGAGCTCTTCTCCAATGCCACTGTGAACGTTGTAATAGTGGACCAAAACGACAATGCTCCAACTGTCATAGCCCCTATTGGCAAAAATGGCACGGTGAAGGAGCCCCTGCCGCGCACCGCCGAGCCCGGCTACCTTGTGACCCGTGTGGTGGCCATGGATGCGGATGATGGCGAGAACGCACGGCTGTCCTACAGCATCCTGCGGGGCAACGAGATGGGCATGTTCCGCATGGACTGGAGGACTGGCGAGCTGAGGACCGCCCGCCGGGTCACTCACAAGCGGGACTCTCAGGGCCATTATGACCTGCTAATAGAAGTGAGGGACCACGGGCAGCCCCCCCTCTCATCCTCAGCCACCGTGAGCGTGATATTAGTGGACAGCGTGGTGGAAGGTCGAAGCGGGGATCGTGGCTCTGCCTCCAAGGCAAAGGAGACCTCCCTTGACCTGACGCTCATTCTCATCATCGCCCTGGGCTCCGTGTCCTTCATCTTCCTCTTGGCTATGATTGTCTTGGCTGTGCGTTGCCAAAAGGACAAGAAACTCAACCTGTACACCTGCCTGTTGGCTGGTGACTGTTGCATGTGTTGCAGCTCCTGTTGCAGCAGGCACACTCGAGGCCGCAAGCAGAAGAAGCTGAGTAAGTCCGACATCATGTTGGTCCAGAGTACCAATGTGACATCTGGTGTGGGGCCCGTGGGGCAGGTGCCCGTGGAGGAGTCGGGAGTGGGGAGCGTGGGAGGCGGATTTGGCTCCCACCACCACCAGAACCAGAACTCCTACTGCTACCAAGTGTGTCTGACACCGGAATCTGCCAAAACGGATCTGATGTTCCTAAAACCATGCAGCCCCTCACGAAGCAATGATACGGACCACACCAACCCGTGTGGCGCCTTAGTTACTGGTTACAGCGATCAGCAACCAGACATCATATCCAACGGCAGTATTCTTTCCAGTGAGGTAAGAATCCTGATCCCCACACCCCCATCAGACACATGAGAATGTTAACATTGAACATGATGTTTCATGTTTTCAATTCAAGTCTGGGGATAGGCCGATTATCGGCCAGactgattatcggtgccgatatttggtattttgatgaatatcaatatcggcctttttaaaaaatttgatgGCTGATAATAGATCCATATAAAATTGACCCTAGAAACtctctgcatctttttttttgtttgaaactaaaacaaagatacctgaaagttttaacattttagttattttggaaaaaaaacatttattgtagaAAACTAAAGGGCGCtatgacatttatttgtttaggtTTTCATTTAGATTTTAAGACATACTTATGACCTTGGGAGCTTCCTGAAGTTTTTGTTGgaattttaaaacatacatgaCGATTGTCTAAGAAAAtccaacattttgcaaatctgaaaagttgttcaataaatataTGCTTAAAAGCATTCCAACAAAGTTAAGAATtggaatttatatttatttatttattttttttgtgtggaatttatatttaaaaaaatatttgtggcaatcattttttcccttttactgaaattgaatattggctccaaaaattggttatcggtctccttgactagtaataatcggtatcagtatcggccctGAGAAAACCATATCGGTTTATTTCTATTCAAGTCATGTCAAACTAAACCCTTCAAAAGATGGAAATTGTATTGACTGACTGTTTTGCTCTTTGGCCTTTAATCATTGTTATGCCTAATGGTGATTGGACACGTCGATTGTTAAATCTCATGTGGCCCTTTCGTTTTTACTCAATCATGTCAGATAAAGCAGATGGAGCTCATTTGAGTATTTTTCCTGTCAGACTAAATCTTTCTTTGTTTATATTGTGTATCAaagtatgttttgtatttaaaatatttgatttgatttgataggGTTAGTTTGACTTCAAGTGTGCAGACAGACGACGTGTATGCATGGTGTAATTGCAAGACCATTCAAAGTTAATATGTGGTACAAATCATCTTCACAGTCAATTTTATTCATGGAAATTACACTTCTGGGAAATTTCATTGATTCGAATGTTTGCATAAAAAATAGCTGAGACCCACACTCGCTCAGAAGACATCCTAGATAGTCCTAATTATGTCCCCTTTTCTCCAACGAATGATTCATGCACTATATATACTTCGACGAGCAAAATATATTGAGGCGGCAAACATTAGTCGAACGGAGATAAGTGAGTCGGTGGCCCCATTTTGTGCTCAGCCTGTTCGTTTTGCAGCGGCGAGCTGGGAGGACTTGAAGCTTTTTCTGTTGATTGCGGTGTGGCTGGACTTTTGCCAGACAGCCAGTCACAGTCTTGCCTTTGCTGTGCTTTAAGTATTCTCTGCACGACCCAGCATGGCAGCAGCGTGAACAAAGGTTGTTCAGTCCCAGCGTAGGCTGGCTCAATCATTTACACATTCAATCGCCTCTAACCCACTCTCCACTGCTCTCTTCTCACACCGTCATTAAGTGGATGCGTGCGTCCAAGTGGATGCTTTCAGCGTTCGCTGCTTATGCCACCGCATAAATAGTTTTTAACGAGCTACTCTAATCTATGCATTTGTGGTCACTTGTGTTTCTCACCTGTGTGTATATTTTTAGTTGTGATGacctgcttttgttttgatggctttTCTAGAATAAACACCAACGCGCGGAACTCAGCTACCTGGTGGACAGACCAAGACGTGTTAACAGGTAGtgaaaactacacacacacacacacacacacacacacacacatcctgaTAGTAGCAATGTGCTGAGCAAGGCAAAGCATCTAACCATTCACTACCCGAGGAGCGCTAACATCCAGCTGGCCAAAGCGTACCCGAGTCTATTCACAGATCTATAAAAGTGAATATTACACCCATCAGTATTAGTCTTGTGGATTTTGCATCATTAATTGTGGCTCTGAGAGGCTACATGGTTCCCAATGTGTCCGTAATGTAGCTCTTCAATTTGGCACCAGTCCCATAACTGGCAGAGCGGCGCCTATTAAAGCTCTAAGACTGGATTTCATTACATGCCATGTGTAACATCCAATTTAGAATCATGATGGCCGCCGTGACGGTATTAATGCAGTTATGCGTTGGCGGCTTCTGAATCTCTTGTCGTTCACTCGCTCGCTCTCTGTCACATGCACTCTCCTGGCCTTTCATTTAATCCCCCTCCCAGTATTGTAGCTTGACCCCCATCTCTACCCATGAATTAGTTTCGTTCTCCTGTACCTTTGTGACTAGCTGTATTGTGCCTCTCTCCTGCAGTTCGGCATTCCAAGAAGCAGACATTGTGAGCTCGAAAGACAGCGGTCATGGTGATAGCGAACAAGGCGACAGTGACCACGATGCCACGAACCGGGGACACCCTGCCGGTGAGTTCTTCTAATCATAATCAGACTGGGTAGATCtttccaaataatgtatttgtattGGACGTGGTGAATTGAGCAGAATGGGGACttcttttattttcatgactaagACTGCCATGGCTGTGTGATGATAGCTGTCTTCCATCACCAGCACCAAATCGTATTTAATGCATAGTGGTATCCAAGCAGCGGCCTGGGGGCCATTTTcagcccgccatccatttttcagtggcccgcggcatatactaaaaatgacgTTGTAGAGGCTAATATTTAGTTCTTTCATTTCTTTCTGTAACTCGTTTGgtgccaaaaatgtataaatacgttctatttcaaatattaccatgctcctaaagacgtatttatccgtttaagaaaaaattataataagctagagcatacagaagactttgatgcagcctctgaactgaagagaatgcttgaagcaatggaagttattacaaaaacggccagcaggtgccagcagagtataatagatcaatcagggccatgttgcaacaagcttttttccccagttatttcaacagatttgtaaataatggtgaaacttagctatattttaatgctaattgctgcataacggaaacagatgcaaatatacttttttcttcatgaaagaagagactctaatctttcttttggtagattccatatttttatagtaatttgaacacaatattctgtgggctttgcaaaatcagtcctaatcgagtaaaacagccgggagcaaagggggttgctgcagtgaaaatggctgggagtgaatgagttaaacaatctcaatgttcaaaccttcttAAATTTTACAAAATACTGTAGGTGCatgactgtaaaaaataaataaaaatgcatgcaaaattgtagtaaaaaaaaatccgcgaAACAGGGAGGctgcgaaaagtgaaccgcattataacgagggaacactatactaaaaatgacattgtaGAGGCTAATCTTtagttttttcatttctttctttaaccTCTTCGTTGCATGATTGACACAGAGACTGTCTTTACGCGTGTTACAACATGACTGCTGCAGCACGGTAAAAAGACCGTGCTGCTCCGCCagccatctttttatttttttcttgaacacTGGACATTTTTTCTTCGTGTACAATAATAATGAACTGCACCCTCTGCAGTAACCTTTTGTATATAGTTCagtccaaaaaatatatttttacatatgaAATGTATCATTTGCCTTtcacccaaaataaacttttgaacaatcaaatattcaaatcaaatatttaaataaaaatatacatacctGTATATATAAACTGAAATGGCATTCACAATAGATTAACTGAAATGGCGCACAAATACATGATATGACATGACAGGACCCACGAGGCAGTTAAAAGAGAGggtgctgagaaaaaaaaggtgccaCTACAAACAATAAATTAGTTTATGtactgtagagcttttctagatatgcaCAGATAAAGATAAACTATTTGCaactaaaataacacaatttctcTTTGAATAACAAGTGAATAAGGATAATTCAATTttggaaacaaaaatgtgtttcttccactttctgctATCATATTGATGATTTCCAAGTAAAGTACTGgtaactgttttaaaaatgatcaaCTTTCTACAGTTTGCTCTCGTTTCGattctgaatgtggagatgggatTATGTTACTGTTCAGTACAGGGGTGAATCTAATCTAGTAGCATGCAGGGCCCttgaccaccccaaaatcttgaaaaatacaaaactatttGCCTTATCCCCTTTAACAGAAATCTGACATGTAgaagtttttcaaaataactaaaaaatatatacaatttatAATTACTTACGTGACTGATTTTAGCATGTTTACTAAATTAAAGTGGAAGTATTTTAAAGTGGCCCTGTCATCcttgcatttttatgtatgccgccctcaaattaaaaagtttggacaccccttgTCTCTGAGGTAAAACGACAGACTATTTGGCAAGACTTTTCTTTGCATTCCCACGTGCCCCTTGTCTCCTCACTGCTGTTCCGCTGAGTGGCACTGAAAGGACAGCAACTCACAGGGAGGAAGTGTTAGGCCTGCAGTTCTTTTGTGGCATTAATCAATACATTCACTCAAGTGAAAGGGAAATGCACAGAAGCTAACAGTGACATAATGAGATGCATTTCAATCAGCTGTATGAATTGTTGCATTCCGCAGTTTTATACGAGGCAGACAATCTCCACTGTAAGAATTTACAGTCTTTATCTGTCCCTCAGTCCACACTGAAGTATTGAAATGTATCTAGTAGgcatgtttgataccactttctTTCGGTCTGATACCAGTATGTgtgctcaactcttgagtagtcaccgacaccaattaccgataccactagtacataaaaaaagacaaatcattttaacgaattatacagtacatttcaatATAGCATCtcccttaaaattacatgacattaatggcaattttctaatttctagtctCAAGGGCTGCTTATACTGATGTCAACAACAAActaaggctggtatcggcactaccgatacctggtattggcaCGTACCCATTCGTAGTAAAAAGGGACAAAAGTCATGAATGGGGTGGGCGTGGTTTGGTTAGCTTGTTCAATGGCACCGCAACAGAAGCCAGGAAGCAGACCAGCGTCTCTCCAATAACATGTAGTAGAGTTCTTATAAATGCCACAAATGCACCTTTTTTTAGCACCAACAATACACCGGAAATTTCCAAAGATGTGGAAGAAGATGTAATATGTTGACATAGAAATTATTGTACCACTAAAGGTACACTAACGTACTTAGACATAGacgtattcatacattttttaaaaatgttatgttttttttttaacatacagaaggctttgatgcagcctctcaactgcaggaAACGGGTGAAGTAATGGtagaaattacaaaaacggccagcaggttgcagcagagtataagagatcaaccagggctatgttgcaaacaagctaatttaccctcagttctaaacagatttgtgaataatgatgaaacgtagctatattctaatgctaattgctgcaaacacatagaaatagactttttttcctgaagaaaaaagatactctaatatttattttggtaggttccatgtttatatagcaatagaacacaatatttgtgggccttgcaaaatcagtcgaaatccaataaaacagccgagaAGCAAAGGGCCAGCCCCTTTGCTtctcggctgttttattggattattGGATTTATTggacttcagtgaaaatggctgggagtgaatgagttaaatatgatATTATAGAACatgagtacagtaatttctggactacaaggtgcacctgactatacgccgtgctagctaaatttgggtaatactcgagtttgttacacatataagccacaCCCGACTGTatgccgcaggtgttttaatgttaccgcaccagtttctttttcataaagagggcgcaaattgtctcgctctcgttctgtctctcctactgtatttgggctcacttggtttgttttgctctgtctgacgctcttgcgcttcctttttagtgcgccccattgtgatctgatggataagccgcacctttgtattagcggCAGGGtccaatgcaagtgaaaaaagtagcggtttGTAgaccagaaattactgtaatattttttactatttataAAATAGATAAG of the Vanacampus margaritifer isolate UIUO_Vmar chromosome 7, RoL_Vmar_1.0, whole genome shotgun sequence genome contains:
- the pcdh10a gene encoding protocadherin-10a isoform X2; the protein is MIRLLFLLSILDGALSQLRYSVAEEQEPGTVVGNIAEDLGLDITKLSARRFQTVPSSRTPYLEMNLENGALVVREKIDREEICKQAIPCLLHLEVFLENPLELFRVEIEVMDINDNPPRFPEADISVEISESAIPGTRFPVENAFDPDVGANALSTYAITNNNNFYLDVQTQSDGNKFAELVLEKPLDREQQAVHRYVLTAVDGGNPQRTGTALLVVKVLDSNDNAPTFDQSVYTVNLRENSPVGTQVIQLNATDVDEGQNGEIIYSFSNHNTPRIKDLFSIDARTGRIEVAGEVDYEESSTHQIYVQAKDLGANAVPAHCKVLVKLVDVNDNTPEIGFSTVTESVSEQDAPGTVIALFSVSDRDSGENGLMSCEILGDVPFKLKSSFKNYYTIVTDGPLDRETTESYTITVVAKDKGQPALATTKSIKVHVSDENDNAPRFTQVVYDVYVTENNVPGAFIHAVSALDPDIGQNALITYSILECDIQGMSVDTYVSINQDTGYLYALRSFDYEQLKEFSFMVQAKDTGTPELFSNATVNVVIVDQNDNAPTVIAPIGKNGTVKEPLPRTAEPGYLVTRVVAMDADDGENARLSYSILRGNEMGMFRMDWRTGELRTARRVTHKRDSQGHYDLLIEVRDHGQPPLSSSATVSVILVDSVVEGRSGDRGSASKAKETSLDLTLILIIALGSVSFIFLLAMIVLAVRCQKDKKLNLYTCLLAGDCCMCCSSCCSRHTRGRKQKKLSKSDIMLVQSTNVTSGVGPVGQVPVEESGVGSVGGGFGSHHHQNQNSYCYQVCLTPESAKTDLMFLKPCSPSRSNDTDHTNPCGALVTGYSDQQPDIISNGSILSSENKHQRAELSYLVDRPRRVNSSAFQEADIVSSKDSGHGDSEQGDSDHDATNRGHPAGADLFSNCTEECKALGHSDRCWMPSFVPSDGRQGPDYRSNLHVPGMDATLPDTEPARGFASSFHVDLSETA
- the pcdh10a gene encoding protocadherin-10a isoform X1, with amino-acid sequence MIRLLFLLSILDGALSQLRYSVAEEQEPGTVVGNIAEDLGLDITKLSARRFQTVPSSRTPYLEMNLENGALVVREKIDREEICKQAIPCLLHLEVFLENPLELFRVEIEVMDINDNPPRFPEADISVEISESAIPGTRFPVENAFDPDVGANALSTYAITNNNNFYLDVQTQSDGNKFAELVLEKPLDREQQAVHRYVLTAVDGGNPQRTGTALLVVKVLDSNDNAPTFDQSVYTVNLRENSPVGTQVIQLNATDVDEGQNGEIIYSFSNHNTPRIKDLFSIDARTGRIEVAGEVDYEESSTHQIYVQAKDLGANAVPAHCKVLVKLVDVNDNTPEIGFSTVTESVSEQDAPGTVIALFSVSDRDSGENGLMSCEILGDVPFKLKSSFKNYYTIVTDGPLDRETTESYTITVVAKDKGQPALATTKSIKVHVSDENDNAPRFTQVVYDVYVTENNVPGAFIHAVSALDPDIGQNALITYSILECDIQGMSVDTYVSINQDTGYLYALRSFDYEQLKEFSFMVQAKDTGTPELFSNATVNVVIVDQNDNAPTVIAPIGKNGTVKEPLPRTAEPGYLVTRVVAMDADDGENARLSYSILRGNEMGMFRMDWRTGELRTARRVTHKRDSQGHYDLLIEVRDHGQPPLSSSATVSVILVDSVVEGRSGDRGSASKAKETSLDLTLILIIALGSVSFIFLLAMIVLAVRCQKDKKLNLYTCLLAGDCCMCCSSCCSRHTRGRKQKKLSKSDIMLVQSTNVTSGVGPVGQVPVEESGVGSVGGGFGSHHHQNQNSYCYQVCLTPESAKTDLMFLKPCSPSRSNDTDHTNPCGALVTGYSDQQPDIISNGSILSSENKHQRAELSYLVDRPRRVNSSAFQEADIVSSKDSGHGDSEQGDSDHDATNRGHPAGADLFSNCTEECKALGHSDRCWMPSFVPSDGRQGPDYRSNLHVPGMDATLPDTEVPSSVNLSDQVALTSSTASSSDRSFFTFGKDGQRSQSHNSLHHHLHPQQQQYSSSTLERKEYDRGTLPYKSTFFSRKRIC